A stretch of Rhodoferax potami DNA encodes these proteins:
- a CDS encoding RNA polymerase sigma factor region1.1 domain-containing protein — MDLVLRNPFRVLGLSVTATSREIAKRVSDLEMFAELGKEKAFPLDLIELGDIDRSLDAVKDAARRIELPEMRVFHSFFWFRGGDAVDDLALECLSNFELSEAENIWSKQIEKSEEFGRLTWRINRAVYCLWMSDDLGTGTAHFEQALEDMGVVTDDLYEEAIAGVPGADQVSVDRVRELVADSLVSHAVKSAAQVYGPNAIQLIEHCWSFHTDTLDYIKGRVTKPLMNTLQDAIEKSKAQREKGTSVDDLRRKNGLSKVEHIVYELRDSLGESNPTFQAMANGFAKEVVLCSIDAIREHEAVPTAIVLAEWSAELPSYGQTREWLLEQRRRTFTWDPDYCSTDPHDDDLSDIEADLENPTPGDEDDSEGKPLRMKISKAKEGALMKEFGLDESILSESEFRKRREKLKALIKSGKERGYVTLLEIIDALPTELLEIETLDEIENILKEMGIAVSSKSEEAKKQEQAKEQEQSNLKITTPRKVPTGITTCPRCSEKFEPDEVTQYTDFGVRCPHCSQSIVL; from the coding sequence ATGGACTTGGTTCTGAGAAATCCTTTTCGTGTACTTGGACTTTCGGTCACAGCGACTAGTCGCGAAATCGCCAAACGTGTCTCAGACCTTGAGATGTTTGCCGAGCTCGGCAAAGAAAAAGCTTTTCCTCTTGACTTGATTGAACTCGGTGACATTGATCGTTCACTGGATGCAGTTAAGGATGCTGCCAGGCGAATCGAGTTGCCAGAGATGCGAGTTTTTCACTCATTCTTTTGGTTTCGCGGTGGTGATGCGGTCGATGATTTGGCTTTGGAATGTCTGTCCAACTTCGAGTTGAGCGAAGCAGAAAACATTTGGAGCAAGCAAATTGAAAAGTCCGAAGAGTTCGGCAGGCTGACATGGCGAATTAATCGAGCCGTTTATTGCCTATGGATGTCAGATGACCTTGGGACAGGTACCGCCCACTTCGAGCAAGCCTTAGAGGATATGGGTGTCGTAACTGATGACCTCTATGAAGAGGCAATCGCTGGCGTACCTGGCGCAGATCAAGTTTCAGTGGATCGAGTTAGAGAGCTAGTTGCTGATTCGCTAGTGAGTCATGCAGTCAAATCCGCTGCTCAAGTCTACGGACCAAATGCAATTCAGCTCATAGAACATTGCTGGTCCTTCCATACAGACACGCTGGACTACATCAAAGGGCGAGTTACCAAGCCGTTGATGAACACACTCCAGGACGCGATTGAAAAAAGTAAGGCGCAGCGAGAAAAAGGAACCTCTGTAGACGACTTGCGCCGCAAGAACGGACTCTCAAAAGTTGAACACATCGTATATGAGCTACGAGATTCACTAGGAGAGAGCAATCCGACTTTTCAAGCGATGGCAAATGGTTTTGCCAAAGAGGTTGTTTTGTGTTCAATAGACGCGATCAGGGAGCATGAGGCGGTTCCAACAGCGATCGTCTTGGCTGAATGGTCGGCTGAGTTGCCATCCTATGGTCAAACGCGTGAATGGCTTCTCGAGCAACGACGCAGGACCTTCACTTGGGATCCAGACTATTGCAGTACAGACCCACATGATGATGACCTATCGGATATTGAGGCGGACCTTGAAAACCCGACTCCAGGCGATGAGGATGATTCCGAAGGCAAGCCTCTTCGGATGAAGATTAGTAAAGCGAAAGAGGGTGCATTGATGAAGGAGTTTGGGCTTGATGAGTCCATTCTTTCTGAAAGCGAATTCCGAAAGCGACGCGAAAAATTGAAAGCTCTAATCAAGAGCGGGAAAGAGCGCGGCTATGTCACTCTTCTTGAAATCATCGATGCGCTACCAACTGAGCTGCTGGAAATTGAAACTCTTGATGAAATTGAAAACATTTTGAAAGAAATGGGAATAGCAGTTTCTAGCAAGAGCGAGGAAGCTAAAAAGCAAGAGCAGGCAAAAGAACAAGAGCAGTCCAATTTAAAAATAACCACCCCGCGCAAGGTGCCGACAGGGATAACAACGTGTCCTAGGTGTAGCGAGAAATTTGAGCCTGATGAAGTGACTCAGTACACAGATTTTGGTGTACGTTGCCCTCATTGCAGTCAATCTATCGTGTTGTGA
- a CDS encoding protein kinase domain-containing protein: MKKRGTLARGQVMNGTYEVLFYIGEGAFGEVYRVQHKYLGVQVFKLFKEDFEKSVDIEEISREARVLSKVTHPNVVRVFECNSFQLDAKTRHYLTMGFVSGETLTQLLARRINLSRAEAVNIMIDVLEGLNHVHSMDPPIIHRDINPDNILLSYDGVTPRGLLSDFGLAQPLDTDEHLPGAAGRYPYLAPECFWGTYILSSDVFSAGVTLYRAVTGIHPWQYEIEWGDTDPEDVVTEISRARKQAPRAASFHLEEEDDRLDEILFKAIERDLEKRYRNAGEFLAALKNWRDGVVEDLPKRLRDTSSSELPNKDYSAKNQGKGFDLIAGMHELKETLYQDIIRPLSEPELYKEYGVSPPNGMLLYGPPGCGKTYIAQKLAEEIGYHYIEVKPSDLASTYIHGTQEKIGKMFKEAEEKAPTLIFIDEVDAVLPSRDGRIDQHVSSEVNEFLAQMTNCADKGIFIVAATNRPENIDPAIMRTGRIDKVVYLSPPDVFARQEMLRLYLRNRPVSEDIDLTSLAGLMDGYVSSDIKFLVNEASRLALKDRVKISNAQFEAVLKQHQPSISREQVRSYEKFRDKRTFSPED, encoded by the coding sequence ATGAAAAAGCGCGGCACCCTCGCCAGAGGACAAGTCATGAACGGAACATACGAAGTCCTCTTCTACATTGGCGAAGGGGCTTTTGGGGAGGTGTACCGCGTTCAACACAAATATCTGGGTGTTCAGGTCTTCAAGCTGTTCAAAGAGGACTTCGAGAAATCAGTCGATATCGAGGAAATATCTCGCGAGGCGAGAGTTCTTTCCAAGGTCACGCATCCCAATGTGGTTCGGGTCTTCGAGTGCAACTCGTTCCAGCTTGATGCTAAGACCAGGCACTACCTCACCATGGGCTTCGTGTCTGGTGAGACGCTTACGCAACTTCTGGCCCGGCGAATCAACCTGTCGCGCGCTGAGGCAGTCAACATCATGATTGACGTTCTCGAGGGGCTGAATCATGTCCACTCGATGGATCCTCCAATCATTCATCGAGACATCAACCCAGACAACATTCTGCTGTCTTATGACGGCGTGACTCCTCGTGGCTTGCTGTCAGATTTCGGTTTGGCCCAGCCTCTCGACACCGACGAGCACTTGCCTGGCGCTGCAGGTCGGTACCCCTACTTGGCCCCTGAATGTTTCTGGGGCACGTACATCCTCTCTAGCGATGTGTTTTCCGCAGGTGTGACCTTGTATCGCGCGGTCACAGGCATTCATCCATGGCAGTACGAAATCGAGTGGGGAGATACAGACCCTGAAGATGTCGTCACAGAAATATCTAGAGCTCGCAAACAGGCCCCTCGCGCTGCATCCTTCCATCTGGAAGAAGAAGATGATCGACTTGACGAAATATTGTTCAAAGCGATTGAGCGCGACTTAGAGAAACGATATCGCAACGCCGGGGAGTTCTTGGCAGCATTGAAGAATTGGCGCGATGGCGTTGTTGAAGATCTGCCTAAAAGATTGCGGGATACCTCAAGTTCGGAGCTCCCGAATAAGGACTACTCCGCGAAGAATCAAGGTAAAGGCTTCGATCTCATTGCAGGTATGCATGAGCTCAAAGAGACCTTGTACCAAGACATCATTCGACCTCTATCAGAGCCAGAACTCTACAAAGAGTACGGGGTTTCTCCGCCAAACGGCATGCTGCTCTATGGCCCTCCAGGATGCGGCAAGACGTACATCGCGCAGAAGCTTGCCGAGGAAATTGGATATCACTACATCGAAGTAAAGCCGTCTGACTTGGCCAGCACCTACATCCATGGGACGCAGGAAAAGATTGGCAAGATGTTCAAGGAGGCCGAAGAGAAGGCCCCGACGCTCATCTTCATCGATGAGGTGGATGCGGTCCTACCCAGCCGAGATGGCCGCATTGATCAGCATGTATCGTCCGAAGTGAATGAATTCCTTGCACAGATGACCAACTGTGCGGACAAGGGAATTTTCATCGTGGCTGCGACGAACCGCCCAGAAAACATCGATCCAGCCATCATGAGAACCGGTCGGATCGACAAGGTCGTATACCTTTCTCCGCCAGATGTTTTTGCTCGGCAGGAGATGTTGCGGCTCTATCTGAGAAACAGGCCTGTATCTGAAGATATTGACCTCACCAGTCTGGCGGGACTCATGGATGGGTATGTCTCAAGCGACATTAAATTCCTTGTCAATGAGGCTTCACGTCTAGCCCTCAAAGACCGAGTCAAGATATCGAACGCGCAGTTCGAGGCTGTTCTTAAGCAACACCAGCCCTCGATTTCACGTGAGCAGGTTCGCTCATACGAGAAGTTCCGAGACAAGCGCACCTTCTCACCAGAAGACTGA